The DNA segment GGAGGAAAGCATGAAAATCTTAGTTAAACTTGCGGCGGGTCTGTTGCTTGCCGCTTCATTCATGGCTAGCGCGGCCAGCGCCCAGACAGTGCTTCGCTCGTCCGACACGCATCCGGACGGCTATCCGACGGTCGAGGGGGTCAAATATTTCGGCGAACTGGTCAAGGAGCGCACCGGCGGCCGCTACGCCGTCGAGGTCTATCATTCCGCGCAGCTCGGCGAGGAAAAGGACACGATCGAGCAGGTGCGCTCCGGCGTGATCGAGCTGAACCGCGTTTCGATGGCGCCCTTCAACGGCACGGTGAAGGAATCGATCGTTCCGGCGCTGCCCTATCTCTTCCGTTCGGAAGAACACATGCACAAGGTCATGGACGGCGCGATCGGCGACCAGATCAAGAAGGCCTTCGAAGGAGCCGGACTGGTGGTACTTGCCTATTACGATGCCGGCTCGCGCTCCTTCTACAACAAGCAGAAGCCGATCACTTCGGTAGCCGATATGAAGGGTCTTAAGTTCCGCGTCATCCAGTCCGACATCTTCGTCGACATGGTAGCAGCGCTCGGGGCAAACGCCACGCCAATGCCCTACGGCGAAGTCTACTCCGCCATCGAAACCGGCGTTATCGACGGCGCGGAGAACAATTTCCCGAGCTATGACACCGCCAAGCATTTTGAGGTGGCGAAGAACTACTCGCTCGACGAGCACACAATTCTTCCAGAGGTGTTCGTGATGAACAAGGCCGCCTTCGACAAGCTGACCCCGGAAGATCAGGAGATCTTCAAACAGGCCGCCAAGGATAGTGTCGCCAAGCAGCGCGAGCTCTGGGCAGCCAAGGTCAGCGAGTCGCGCGCGAAGATCGAGGCGGCCGGCGCGAAGATCACCACCCCCGAAAAGCAGGGTTTCATCGATGCCATGAAGCCGGTCTACGAAAAGCACGTCACCGATCCGGTTCTGAAGAAGATGGTCGAGGACGTGCAGGCGGTTCAGTAACGAATCCGACGGGCAAGCCTACAGCGCCGGGCGTCTCATCAGACGCGCAAAGGTCGCTGTAGTGCTTTGAAATGCTGCATGTTTTATCCTGAAATCGGCTCCGATTAGGGAAACATGCAGCAGCCTGCCCGTCCCTTCGAGGGAATGAAGACTGTGCCTACCACACTGGTGAAAACTGGCCGCGCGCTGTCCTGGCTGAGCACGCTCTCGCTATGGCTCGCGGGTATCGGCCTTGTCGTGATGACGGCTATCGTCGCCTGGCAGGTGTTCTGCCGCTACGTGTTGAACGACTCGCCGAGCTGGACCGAGCCCGGCGCGGTCATGCTGATGAGCTGGTTCATCTTTCTGGGCGCGGCGGTTGGCGTGCGCGAAAACTATCATCTCGGCTTCGACGTGCTGCTCTACGTGGTGCCGAAAGGCGGCAAAAAGTGGCTGCGCATGATCTCGGATCTCGTCGCCCTCGCCTTCGGCGTCGGCATGATCTGGTACGGGGTCGAGCTCGTCCGCCTCACCTGGGACACCATTCTGCCGTCGCTGCAAATCTCCGGCGGCTGGAGCTATGTGCCCCTGGTTGCGGGGGGAGTCCTCATCAGCCTGTTTGCCCTGGAGCGCATCGTCCTGCGCCTTGCCGGCGAGCCGATCGATGATCTTCTCGACGAAATGCCACCGGCGGAAGTTGCCGCCGAACTCGACACCGCGAATGTAAAGGCGTGATCCAGATGGATATGATGATCCTGTTCGGCGTATTCACGGCTCTGATGCTGATCGGGACGCCGATCGCCTTCTGCCTTGGGGTCGCGTCGTTCGCAACCGTGCTTTACATGGGGCTGCCGCCGCTGGTGATCTTCCAGCGGTTGAATTCCGGCATGAGCGTGTTTTCCCTGCTCGCCATCCCCTTCTTTATCTATGCCGGCGACCTGATGGTGCGCGGCGGCATCGCCCAGAAGATCGTCGCCTTCGCTGCCTCGCTGGTCGGGCATATCCGCGGCGGGCTTGGCCAGGTCAATATCGTCACCGCCACTCTGTTCGGGGGGATTTCCGGCTCGGCGGTCGCAGAAGCTGCGGCGGTTGGCGGGCTGATGATCCCGCAGATGAAGGAGCGCGGCTACGGCGCTGACTATGCCGTCAACGTCACCTCCATGGCGGCATTGATTGCACTGATGTTGCCTCCGTCGCACAACATGATCATCTATTCGATCTCGGCGGGCGGAAAGATCTCGATCGCAGACCTTTTCACCGCCGGCATCCTTCCCGGCCTCCTCTATGCGGCTGCCCTGATGGTCACCGCCTATTTCGTGGCGCGCCGGCGCGGCTACCCCACCGAGACTTTTCCCGGGTTTGGCAGGGTCGGCCGCTACCTGCTGGTCTCGATTCCCGGCCTCTTGCTCATCGGCATCATCTTTGGCGGCGTCCGCTCGGGCGTATTCACGGCAACCGAGAGTTCCTGCATCGCCGTTCTCTACGCGCTTGCAGTAACTGTCTTCGTCTATCGACAGATGACCTGGCAGGATTTCGTCCACGCTACCTTCGGCGCCGTGCGCACCACGGCCATGGTCCTGCTCATCATCGGCATGGCGGCCGCCTTCTCCTGGCTGATGGCGTTCCTAAGAGTGCCCGCCGCGCTGATCGACTGGATGAACACGATCTCGGACAATCCGATCATCGTGCTCCTCCTGATCAATGTCCTGATGCTTTTCCTTGGCACCTTTATGGACATGGGGCCGACCATCATCATCTGCACGCCGATCTTCCTGCCGGTGGCGATGGCCTATGGCGTCGATCCGGTTCATTTCGGAGTGATCATGATCCTGAACTTCGGCATCGGCCTTAACACGCCGCCCGTTGGCGCTGTGCAGTTCGTGGCCTGTGCGGTCGGAAGAATCTCCGTCTGGGAGGCGATGCGCAGCATCTGGCCTTTCTACTTAGCGGGGTTGATCGTCCTCGGGCTCGTCACCTATGTTCCGGCCCTTTCGCTCTGGCTGCCGAGCGTGTTCAAAGGGTAATCGCGTCATGGACCACCTGGCCGAACTCAAGATCGAGCGCAAACCGAAGCTTTCCGAGCGCGTCGCGAGCGCGCTCCGGCAGCAGGTGCTGAAAGGCGAAATCCCGCCAGGCCAGAAGCTGCCGACGGAAAGCCGGATGAGCGAGATCTTCGGCGTCAGCCGCACCGTGGTCCGCGAGGCGATTGCGACCCTTGCCGCCGATGGCCTCGTCGAGGCGCGGCAGGGCGCCGGCGTCTTCGTCAAGGACCACCCGACCCTTGCCTTCGGTTCGATCAGCCTCGACGTCGGCAACAAGATCTCCCATGCGCTAAATGTGATCGAAGTGCGCATGGGGCTTGAGATTGAAAGCGCGGGTCTCGCAGCACTCCGGCGCAACGCCGCCCAGGAGGCGCAGATCCAGGAGGCCTTCTTCGAATTCGACCGCCTGCTCGAGCGCGGCGAGGCGACGGGCAAGAGCGACTTCGCCTTCCACCGGGCGATCGCGGCCGCCACCAACAATCCCTATTATGTCGAGGTGCTCGACGCGCTCGGCATGCGGGCCATTCCCTGCGACGTCGCCTCGCCCTGGGGTACCGACAGCGTGCTGTCGCGTGAATATCAGGAAAGCCTGCAGCGCGAGCATCTGGCAATCCTGAAAGCCATTTCCGCCAGTGACCCGGAAGCTGCCCGCGCCGCCATGCGCGCCCATCTGACCGCCAGCCAGGAGCGGTATCGCGTCCGGCTGAGCGGTCAGCAGGCCGAATGGGGCGCCGCCAAACGCCGGGTCTGATTTCCTTTCCCCAACCGAGAGCGAGCCGATGACCGCAAGCCATATCGACTACACCATCCGTTACGCCATCGACCCGGCCACCGCCGCACGCATGGATACCGATGCACTGCGCGCGAACTTTCACATTGGCGATCTCTTCCGCCAGGGCCGTATATCGCTCACCTATACCCACTACGACCGCATGATTGTCGGCGGCGCGATGCCGGTGGACGAGCCTCTGGCGCTAGAGGCCATCCGTCCCACCGGCACGCCCCGCTTTCTCGACCGGCGCGAGCTCATTGCCGTCAACATCGGCGGCACCGGCCGCATCGACGTGAGCGGGCAAAGCTTCCGATTGGAGCCGCGCGACATGGTCTATGCGGGGATGGGCGAAGAGGTGACCTTTTCGTCCGAAGACCCGGCGGCGCCTGCAAAATTCTACCTGCTTAGTGCGCCTGCTCACCAGGCGCTGCCGAGCCGCCATATCCGCATCGGCGATGCCAAGCGGCTCGATCTAGGCAGCGCCGCCACCTCGAACGAGCGCTCGATCTTCCAGTTCATCCACCCGGAAGGCGTGAAGACCTGCCAGCTTGTTGTCGGCATGACGCAGCTCGCTCCAGGGTCGGTCTGGAACACAATGCCCTGCCACGTGCATGACCGGCGCATGGAAGCCTATCTCTATTTCGATCTCGCTGACGGCGCCCGTGTCCTGCATCTGATGGGCGAGCCGGCGGAAACCCGCCATATCGTGATGGCGAAGGAGGAGGCGGTGCTTTCGCCGCCCTGGTCCATTCATTCCGGCTGCGGAACGTCGAGCTACGCCTTCATCTGGGCGATGGCGGGCGACAATGTCGATTACACCGATGTGGAAATGGTGCCAATGGAGGCACTCAGATGAGCGTGCCATCTGCGTTCAGCCTTTCCGGGCGCCGCATCGTCGTCACCGGTGCCAATACCGGCATCGGGCAGGGAATTGCGGTTGCGATCGCCCGCGCCGGCGGCACAGTGATCGGCGTGGGTCGTTCCGCCATGGACGAGACCGCGGGAAAGGTCGCTGAAGCTGGCGGAAGCTTCGTTCCTGCCAATGCCGACCTATCGGACCGGGAAGCGACCCGCTCGCTGATCGACGGATTGTGGAACGAGCATGGTCCGCTGGACGGCCTGGTCAACAACGCCGGGATCATCCGCCGCGCCGACGCGGTGGATCTCTCCGAGGTCGACTGGGACGACGTGATCGACATCAATCTCGGATCGCTGTTTTTCCTGTGCCAGGCCTATGGCCGCCGCCTGCTTGCCGAGGAAAGACGAGGCAAGATCGTCAATATCGCTTCACTGCTTTCCTTCCAGGGCGGCATACGCGTCGCTTCCTATACCGCGTCCAAGCATGGCGCGCTGGGCATCACCAGGATTCTCGCCTGCGAATGGGCTGCCAAGGGCATCAATGTGAATGCGGTCGCGCCCGGCTATATCGTTACCAACAATACCGAGGCGCTCCGCGCCGACGCCAAGCGCAGTGCTGCCATCTTGGAGCGCATTCCGGCCGGGCGTTGGGGCACGCCGGATGACATCGGCGATGCAACGGTGTTCCTGCTCGCCCCGGCCTCGGACTATATGCATGGCGCCGTTATCCCGGTCGACGGCGGTTGGCTCGCGCGATGAGGAGACGATGATGGATACCAAACTTTTCGCCCGCGGCAACGAAGGTGAATGGATCGACCTCGGACAGGGCAACCGACGCCGGGTGATCCTGCACACGGACGAGCTGATGATGGTCGAATTCGCTTTCGAAAAGGGCGGTGTCGGCGCGCCGCACTCGCACCCGCACGTTCAGGCGAGCTATGTCGCGGAAGGCAAGTTCGAAGTCACCGTCGGCGGGCATAGCGCGGTTCTTTCCGTCGGCGACAGCTTCATCGCACCGTCGGGCGTGGTCCATGGCGTCGTAGCGCTGGAGGCAGGCCGCCTCATCGACAGCTTCACGCCGCATCGCGCCGATTTCCTGAAATAGGACACTGAGCCGAAAACGGGATGGAACCGAAAGCGGGACGCTAGACCGCTTTGACGAGCCAATCCGCAAACAGGCGAGCCTTGGATGTCGCCTTAGGATGGATCTTCAGATGGAAGGGCACGGGTGAAGGAATGGTATCGGCGACCAACTGGACAAGTCGCCCTCCTTGCATGAGGCTTTCAACGAGCCCGTCCCAGCCCAGCACTGCCCCGACGTCGTCCTGAGCGGCTTGAAGCGCGATCATGTAGTTGTTGACGTAGAAGTTGCGCCCCTTCGGCAGCGGGCGCCCGAGCGCGAGAAACCAGTCGGCCCAGGTCGTCCAGTTTGTTTCCTCGTTACTCATATGGATCAGGGGCGCCTTGAGCAGATCCTCGACGCGGGTGATGCCATGCTCGGCGGCGAAGGCCGGTGTGCCGAGCGCGACGATGCGATCCTGAAAGAGCGTGCGGTATTCGACGCCATTCTCCTGCGGATCGCCGTAGTGGATACTCAGATCGCAGCGACCGGCCATTGCCGGAACGTCGCTGACGATCTGCGAGACGGTAATGGCGGGATGGATTTTCCAGAAAGCCGAGATCTTCGGCGTGAGCCACAGTGAACTGATCGCCGTGGTCGTCCGGATCGTCACGTCAACTGTTTCCGGGCGATCGCGTATCTGCGTGACGGCCTCTGAAATCGTCTCGAATCCACGCTGGATCGCAATGAACAAAAACGCACCTTTCTCCGTCAGTTCGACACCGCGACTGCGGCGCAGGAATAGGTTGCATCCGAGATCGGTCTCAAGCGCTTTGATCTGGTGACTGACTGCCGCAGGCGTCACGTTCATTTCCTGAGCAGCCTTCTTGAAGCTCGCATTGCGGGCGGCCGCCTCGAAGCAGATGAGAGCGGTCATGGAGGAGAGATCGTAGGGCCTTGGCATAGGGTATCTTTCAAAACCGAATCTGCCGGGACGCCGACCGACAGCGCTTCGTGAGATTAGTTAAACTAATGCATCGTGAAAAAAAGTGCTATTGTCAAAAAGGCTTGCTGGCGTGAAGGTTCCATCACAGTTGAATATGTCGAGCATGGAATCCTCCTATGACAGTCCCCACGCATTCCATATATGATCTGCTTGCGCGCCGCGTTCCCGGCCATTCTCTCGAACAGCCGTTCTACACATCGCCAGCAATCTACGAGCTCGACCTTGAGCATATCTTCTACAAGGAATGGCTCTACGCGGTCCCGGCCTGCCAGCTTGCAAAGACGGGCAGCTACGTCACGATGCGTGTCGGCGCCTATGAGGTGGTCATCGTTCGCGGCCGCGACGGCGAAATCCGCGCCTTTCACAATTCCTGCCGTCACCGCGGCTCGCTGATCTGCAAGGCGCGGCAAGGACAGGTGGCCAAGCTCGTCTGTCCCTATCATCAATGGACTTACGAATTGGACGGAAAGTTGATCTGGGCGAATGACATGGGCCCGGACTTCGACGCGTCGAAACATGGCCTGAAACCGGTAAGCCTGCGCAATCTCGAGGACCTGATCTACATCTGCCTGTCTGAGACGCCGCCGGATTTCGAAACCTTTGCCGAGCTGGCTCGGCCCTATCTCGCGATCCACGACCTGAAAGACGCCAAGGTCGCCTATACCTCGACCATCGTCGAAAAGGGGAACTGGAAGCTCGTCTGGGAAAACAACCGCGAATGTTACCACTGCAGCAGCAACCATCCCGCCCTTTGTCGTTCGTTTCCCCTTGACCCGAATGTCGCGGGTGTGTCTCCTGACGGGTCGATCTCGGACGTCCTCCAGGCGCATTTCGACCGTTGCGAAGCTGCCGGCGCGCCGGCGCAATTTCGCATCGCCGGGGACGGCCAGTATCGCCTGGCGCGCATGCCGCTGCAGGAAAAGGCCATGAGCTACACGCTCGACGGCAAGGCCGCCGTTAACAAGAACCTCGGCCGGGTTGCCCTGCCCGACGCAGGCACGCTCTTAAAGTTCCATTATCCGTCGACCTGGAACCATTTCCTGCCGGATCATTCGCTGACCTTTCGGGTGACGCCGATCAGCCCGATGGAAACCGAAGTCACCACCACCTGGCTCGTGCACAAGGATGCTGTCGAAGGTGTGGATTACGATCTCAAGCGGCTGACTGAGGTCTGGATTGCCACCAATGACGAAGACCGTGAGATCATTGAAACCAACCAGCAAGGGATTCTGTCGCCCGCCTATGTTCCCGGGCCCTATTCGCCTATTCAGGAAAGCGGCGTGGTCCAGTTCGTCGAATGGTACGCCACCTGGCTCGAACGTTCGCTGACGCCGATGCGGCAGGCCGCGGAGTAAGCGAATGAGCGCATTCAAAAATCTTGCCTTCTGGAATGACACGGAAGAGCTTGAATGCGTCACCCGTACGCCGGAAGCGCCGAATGTCGTAACCTTCAGCTTCCAGAGCCCTTCCTGCGCGCTGTTCAACCATGATCCGGGTCAGTTCGTCACACTGCGACTGCCCGTTCCCGGCGGGCCGCTCTATCGCACCTATACGATCTCCTCCGCCCCCTCGCGTCCGACGGCGCTGACGATCACTGTCAAGGCGCAGGAAGGGTCTGTCGGCACGCGCTGGATGCTCGACAATCTGCACAAGGGCATGCGCCTCAAGGCGATAGGGCCGGCGGGGAAGTTCTCGATCGTCCATCATCCTGCCGCGAAATACCTCTTCATCTCTGCCGGCTCCGGCATCACGCCGATGGTGGCGATGACCACCTGGCTTTACGATTCCGGGCGCGAACCGGATATTGTTTTCATCAACTGCGCGCGCCGCCCCTCCGAGATCATCCTGCGCGACAGGATGGAACTTATGGCGTCGCGCATAGTCGGCATCGACCTGAAATGGGTTGTCGAAGAGCCCGATCCCTTCCGGCCCTGGACCGGCTATCGGGGAATGTTCAACCAGATCATGCTGGGTCTGATGGCGCAGGATTATCTCGAACGCGAGGTGTTTTGCTGCGGCCCTGAACCCTTCATGCGGGCGGTGCGCGAGGCGCTTGCCGGTCTCGGTTTCGACATGAACCGATACCATCAGGAGAGCTTCACGGCAGAGCCCGAGCATGCCGAGGACGTTCCCGAAGATTTGGTTCCCGATGCGCAGAACCAAGCCGAGATCGAGTTCGCCCTTTCCGGCGTTACCACCAAATGCAACGAGACGGACACAATCCTGGCGTCCGCCAAGGCCGCGGGACTGGTGATCCCCTCGGGTTGTTCAATGGGGATCTGCGGCACCTGCAAGGTCCGCAAGACCGAAGGCCAGGTCCATATGGTGCACAATGGCGGCATCACCGACGAGGATGTCGAGGACGGCTATATCCTCGCCTGCTGCTCGAAGCCCTTGGGCCGCGTAAGCGTCGAGATATAGTGCGTACGATCCGCCGCCTCCCGGATCAAGTCCGTGCGGAGCGGCGAGCTCGGCGTATCATCCGGTTGAAAAAACGGAAAATCACCGAAGGAATTCACGGATCGAAGCCAGGACTGCGGCTTCGATCTCGATGTTCTCCCGTTCCTCCGGGGGATTCCGCCGTTGTGCGCCGCCGGGAAGATGCACCCCGAACTCCGTCAGCCGGCGAAGATGATCCCCCGTATGCTCAGCAAAATCAGGATCCGTCGCCATCGGCGAAATCGCAATGACAGTCAGCCCCGTATTGGGGCACCGGTCGCCGGAGCGAAAGCTTCCCGCCTCGAGCGACCACGCAGCCCCGGAAAGACCCGCCGACAGGATTTCGACCATGAGGCCGATATTCGCCCCCTTATAACCGCCGAACGGCAGCAATGCGCCGAGCATCGCTTTTGTCGGATCGATCGTTGGCGCACCGTCATTATCGATGGCCCATCCCTCAGGAATGGAGGCTTTTTCCGCCGCCGCCCGCACGATGTTGACGAAGGCCGTCGCGCTGGCGGCCTGATCGATGACGAGAGGCGCCTGCGGCGCCGGCAAGGGCGCCCCGAACGCAAGCGGATTCGTACCAAACACGGGTTTTCCGCCCCCGGCGGCCGCCATCATCGCGTGAGCGTTCGCGAAGGCGATCGACAGCAGGCCGTACCCTGCAAGACGTCGTACATAATAGCCGAGCTCACCGGCGGTATAGCTATTCCTCTGCGTGAAGATGGCGATGCCGAAAGTCTGCGCCCGCTTGACCAGGTCCTCGAAGACAAGATCGAAACCGAGCTGCGCTATGCCGCCCCTCGCATCGGCATGAATGAACGCCGGCAGCGGATGATCGATGTGTGGTTTCGCGCTTCCGTCGATGCGGCCATCGCGTAGGCTTTGGAGATAGTCGAGGAAATGGGGAAATCCCACCTCCGGGCGGCCATGCCAGGCGGCAGACAGGGTCGCATCAACAAGCGACTTTGCCATCGCGGCGGTTCCTCCGCACGCCAGACAGGCGTCAGTGGCAATGCGCCGGATTTCGGCGACGGATAATGTTTCAGGTTCGTCTGCCATCACAGCTCCAATGCGGCCTTCCTGCCCTCATAGAACGCATAGGGAGCCTGCCGCGGAGCTGCGCAATCGCCGATCTGCACGACCCGTCGACCGGCTGCCAGCAATGCTTCCGCCAGCCAGTTTGCCGGCATGTTTGTCGTCGCGAGCACAAGACAGTCGCCCTCTACGAAAATCTGATCTCCCGTGTTGTGGTCGACCAGCGTGGCGCCGTTGCCGTGCCATTCGAGTATGCTCACCTCGAGCTGCCAGTTGACGCCAAGCCTCCTCAGGATACGCCGAAGGGGTACATCCGCGGTCGTGCGCTGGAGTTCCTTTCCGATCAGAGGATCCGGAGACAGGATCGTAACCGTATGGCCGTCTTCGGCGAGTTTCCAGGCCGTACCGCAGCCTCGCCAGCCGCCGCCTTCGTCCAGGAGGAGGACGCGCTTGCCGGGTCTCGCCTGGCGCGCCATGACGGCCTCGACGCTGAAGACATTGCCCTTTTCGATTCCAGGCAGCGTCTCGACTGCCGGCAGTGCCTTTTGAAATCCTGTTTCAGGAGAGTCTGAGCCGGTTGCGGCGATCACGACGTCGGCGCCGTAGTCCCCGATCTCTGACGCCTCCACATAGCAGTTGAGGCGTACATCGACCTTGAGCTTCGCCAGTTGCCGCTCATACCATTCGAGGAGATCGAGGATCTGCGCCCGGCGCGGCTGCATTCCGGCCAGCAGAAAGTTGCCGCCCAGACGGCTGGAGGCCTCCACGAGGACAACCTCGTGACCTCGTTCGGCCGCGACCCGCGCCGCCTCCAAACCTGCCGGCCCTCCACCGACGACCAGAACGTTCTTGGGCTCTACCGCGGGCGTGAAGCGATCGCCGCCCCATTCGAATTCCCGTCCGGCAGACGGGTTGATAAGACAGCTTATCCAGTAGTCACGCGACCGCCGACCCCAGCACATCTGGTTGCAGGAAATGCAGCCCCTGATGTCGTCCGGGCGATTTTCGCTTGCCTTTCGAGCGAGATGCGGATCAGCGATCTGGCCGCGCACGATGGACACCAGGTCCGCCGCACCTTCGCCGAGCACCGTCTCTGCATTGGCCGGCGTCCTGATATGGCTTTCGGTAATGACCAGCGCCTTCTTCACGGTTCGCTTGAGCGCCGCCGAGAGGTCCGCCCCGAGTTTTTCCGGATAGAGGAAGGTGGGCATCAGCTTATGGAAGTCCAGATAGCCGCCGGACCCGCAAGTGACGTAGTCGATCAATCCCAGTTCGTCATGCATGCCGACGATCTCGGCAAGCTCGCTTCTGGAGAGCGCGACGCTGTAATCCGGCTCGTCGCTCACCGCGAGGCCGACGATGAAATCGGGACCGCATATTGCCCGGATCCGGGTGAGGATCTCTCGTGACATCCGCGTGCGGTTTTCCAGGGAGCCGCCCCAATCATCATCCCGGCGGTTCGACCATGGCGTCCAGAATTGATCGACCATGCCGAGATAGGCGGCCCAGACTTCGACGCCATCGAAACCCGCCTCTTGGCACCGGCGTGCCGCCTGGACGAAGCCGTCGATCGTTTCCCAGATCTCCGCCTCGCTCATCGGATGCGAGCCATCGCTGTCATGATAGCTTGGAAGACCTGACGGCGACCAATGCGGGTGAAAGGAATTGTCCGAATCGCCGTGAGCGCCGACATGATAGAGCTGCTGGATGGCGACAGCGCCATTGTCCTTGATGGCGGCGGCAACCTTTCTGAAATGCGGGACCACACTGTCATCTGAGGGGCGAAAGTTCCCTCGAGTAAGCACTGCTGCCGGATGGACCGGCATGGGTTCCACAACGATCATGGCTGCCCCGCCGATCGCCCGCTCGGCGTAGTACGCCGCATGCCGCTCGGTCGGAAGGCCGCCTTCGGCCATGTTCGCCGTATGGGCTCCGAACACGATTCGGTTTCTTAAGGTGCGCCCACGCAAGTCAACGGGTGAGAGCAGGTGTGGGAACAGCTTGGACATCAGGATTCTCCGGCAATGCGACTAGGAGGCACGCGCTGGTCTTCGCGCCAGGTCTTGTGAGCCGGCCTACAATGCCCTCGCCAGGGAGGCGTCGTGCTGGGACACGGCGCCATGGGAGTTGACCATCGCACCGGCAAGCTGACGCAGGTTGACCACCCCGATGAGCTTTCCGCCCCGACCGACGACGGCGACATCGCCATCGGGGCCCTTGGCAATCACGCGCATGGCATCCTCGATGGTGGTTCCGGCCGGGATTGTCGTGCCGTTCGGTGAAAAGTCCGCCCGCGGGGGCACCATGACAGCCTCGACCTGGACGACGCGCCCGCGGTTGACCTCCTTGACGAAGTTCGCGACGTAATCATCGGCGGGCCGCAGGACGATGTCCTG comes from the Sinorhizobium garamanticum genome and includes:
- a CDS encoding TRAP transporter substrate-binding protein yields the protein MKILVKLAAGLLLAASFMASAASAQTVLRSSDTHPDGYPTVEGVKYFGELVKERTGGRYAVEVYHSAQLGEEKDTIEQVRSGVIELNRVSMAPFNGTVKESIVPALPYLFRSEEHMHKVMDGAIGDQIKKAFEGAGLVVLAYYDAGSRSFYNKQKPITSVADMKGLKFRVIQSDIFVDMVAALGANATPMPYGEVYSAIETGVIDGAENNFPSYDTAKHFEVAKNYSLDEHTILPEVFVMNKAAFDKLTPEDQEIFKQAAKDSVAKQRELWAAKVSESRAKIEAAGAKITTPEKQGFIDAMKPVYEKHVTDPVLKKMVEDVQAVQ
- a CDS encoding TRAP transporter small permease, producing the protein MKTVPTTLVKTGRALSWLSTLSLWLAGIGLVVMTAIVAWQVFCRYVLNDSPSWTEPGAVMLMSWFIFLGAAVGVRENYHLGFDVLLYVVPKGGKKWLRMISDLVALAFGVGMIWYGVELVRLTWDTILPSLQISGGWSYVPLVAGGVLISLFALERIVLRLAGEPIDDLLDEMPPAEVAAELDTANVKA
- a CDS encoding TRAP transporter large permease produces the protein MDMMILFGVFTALMLIGTPIAFCLGVASFATVLYMGLPPLVIFQRLNSGMSVFSLLAIPFFIYAGDLMVRGGIAQKIVAFAASLVGHIRGGLGQVNIVTATLFGGISGSAVAEAAAVGGLMIPQMKERGYGADYAVNVTSMAALIALMLPPSHNMIIYSISAGGKISIADLFTAGILPGLLYAAALMVTAYFVARRRGYPTETFPGFGRVGRYLLVSIPGLLLIGIIFGGVRSGVFTATESSCIAVLYALAVTVFVYRQMTWQDFVHATFGAVRTTAMVLLIIGMAAAFSWLMAFLRVPAALIDWMNTISDNPIIVLLLINVLMLFLGTFMDMGPTIIICTPIFLPVAMAYGVDPVHFGVIMILNFGIGLNTPPVGAVQFVACAVGRISVWEAMRSIWPFYLAGLIVLGLVTYVPALSLWLPSVFKG
- a CDS encoding FadR/GntR family transcriptional regulator → MDHLAELKIERKPKLSERVASALRQQVLKGEIPPGQKLPTESRMSEIFGVSRTVVREAIATLAADGLVEARQGAGVFVKDHPTLAFGSISLDVGNKISHALNVIEVRMGLEIESAGLAALRRNAAQEAQIQEAFFEFDRLLERGEATGKSDFAFHRAIAAATNNPYYVEVLDALGMRAIPCDVASPWGTDSVLSREYQESLQREHLAILKAISASDPEAARAAMRAHLTASQERYRVRLSGQQAEWGAAKRRV
- the kduI gene encoding 5-dehydro-4-deoxy-D-glucuronate isomerase; its protein translation is MTASHIDYTIRYAIDPATAARMDTDALRANFHIGDLFRQGRISLTYTHYDRMIVGGAMPVDEPLALEAIRPTGTPRFLDRRELIAVNIGGTGRIDVSGQSFRLEPRDMVYAGMGEEVTFSSEDPAAPAKFYLLSAPAHQALPSRHIRIGDAKRLDLGSAATSNERSIFQFIHPEGVKTCQLVVGMTQLAPGSVWNTMPCHVHDRRMEAYLYFDLADGARVLHLMGEPAETRHIVMAKEEAVLSPPWSIHSGCGTSSYAFIWAMAGDNVDYTDVEMVPMEALR
- the kduD gene encoding 2-dehydro-3-deoxy-D-gluconate 5-dehydrogenase KduD — its product is MSVPSAFSLSGRRIVVTGANTGIGQGIAVAIARAGGTVIGVGRSAMDETAGKVAEAGGSFVPANADLSDREATRSLIDGLWNEHGPLDGLVNNAGIIRRADAVDLSEVDWDDVIDINLGSLFFLCQAYGRRLLAEERRGKIVNIASLLSFQGGIRVASYTASKHGALGITRILACEWAAKGINVNAVAPGYIVTNNTEALRADAKRSAAILERIPAGRWGTPDDIGDATVFLLAPASDYMHGAVIPVDGGWLAR
- a CDS encoding cupin domain-containing protein, encoding MMDTKLFARGNEGEWIDLGQGNRRRVILHTDELMMVEFAFEKGGVGAPHSHPHVQASYVAEGKFEVTVGGHSAVLSVGDSFIAPSGVVHGVVALEAGRLIDSFTPHRADFLK
- a CDS encoding LysR substrate-binding domain-containing protein; the encoded protein is MPRPYDLSSMTALICFEAAARNASFKKAAQEMNVTPAAVSHQIKALETDLGCNLFLRRSRGVELTEKGAFLFIAIQRGFETISEAVTQIRDRPETVDVTIRTTTAISSLWLTPKISAFWKIHPAITVSQIVSDVPAMAGRCDLSIHYGDPQENGVEYRTLFQDRIVALGTPAFAAEHGITRVEDLLKAPLIHMSNEETNWTTWADWFLALGRPLPKGRNFYVNNYMIALQAAQDDVGAVLGWDGLVESLMQGGRLVQLVADTIPSPVPFHLKIHPKATSKARLFADWLVKAV
- a CDS encoding aromatic ring-hydroxylating oxygenase subunit alpha; its protein translation is MTVPTHSIYDLLARRVPGHSLEQPFYTSPAIYELDLEHIFYKEWLYAVPACQLAKTGSYVTMRVGAYEVVIVRGRDGEIRAFHNSCRHRGSLICKARQGQVAKLVCPYHQWTYELDGKLIWANDMGPDFDASKHGLKPVSLRNLEDLIYICLSETPPDFETFAELARPYLAIHDLKDAKVAYTSTIVEKGNWKLVWENNRECYHCSSNHPALCRSFPLDPNVAGVSPDGSISDVLQAHFDRCEAAGAPAQFRIAGDGQYRLARMPLQEKAMSYTLDGKAAVNKNLGRVALPDAGTLLKFHYPSTWNHFLPDHSLTFRVTPISPMETEVTTTWLVHKDAVEGVDYDLKRLTEVWIATNDEDREIIETNQQGILSPAYVPGPYSPIQESGVVQFVEWYATWLERSLTPMRQAAE